From a region of the Haematobia irritans isolate KBUSLIRL chromosome 4, ASM5000362v1, whole genome shotgun sequence genome:
- the LOC142234317 gene encoding acyl-coenzyme A diphosphatase FITM2-like, whose amino-acid sequence MATKRRPIRPTAGPTPHMNFRPGGPDVARSESKGTRPTAPPTSIREIFVMMVMHVCKKTIFFDTNLKVALYLGSLFLVSLIGDFIPFPKTYFARSDNLFNVYFVKIGWGWTLLFTVPFLVMTSYTLCCGDMKKLLRHHAPRIVIATFFWFFWTKFFNIIETSYGKCTVRSFQTKSSCLKAGHLWSGFDISGHAFILIHSSLVLIEEARPIIKWESIKEHLRNELHDRSVSEQSSTNPLRNLNQEQMKNLKFLYERLTPVIRTLFIGMAALQLLWDVMLVGTMLYYHRMIEKFLSGIIAILTWYFTYRFWYRSPAVLPDPAGSGEFFYQREIKETFVFKRTNSMMSAPSTSSGLRNGANINSPGSQVPKFMGMPLYTSPRTPNNNSQLANPSNDTI is encoded by the exons ATGGCTACAAAAAGGCGGCCCATTAGACCGACAGCTGGACCCACTCCACACATGAATTTTCGCCCTGGGGGACCAGATGTAGCAAGATCGGAATCGAAGGGAACACGACCCACCGCACCACCGACAAGTAttagagaaatatttgttaTGATGGTCATGCATGTCTGTAAGAAGACGATATTCTTTGATACCAATCTCAAAGTTGCGTTATATTTGGGTagtttgtttttggtttcaCTGATCGGTGATTTTATACCATTTCCAAAAACCTATTTCGCCCGGTCCGATAATCTTTTCAATGTgtactttgtcaaaatcggttGGGGCTGGACCCTCCTATTTACGGTACCATTTCTAGTCATGACTTCCTATACTTTGTGTTGTGGGGATATGAAGAAATTATTGCGTCACCACGCACCGCGAATTGTTATAGCTACATTCTTTTGGTTCTTCTGGACAAAGTTTTTCAATATTATTGAGACTTCATATGGAAAGTGCACTGTACGAA gtTTTCAAACAAAATCTAGCTGTCTGAAAGCAGGTCATCTATGGAGTGGTTTCGATATTTCTGGTCACGCTTTCATCCTCATTCACTCAAGTTTGGTGTTAATCGAAGAAGCCAGACCTATTATTAAATGGGAATCTATAAAGGAGCATTTACGTAATGAATTACATGATCGTTCAGTATCAGAACAATCGAGCACGAATCCTTTGAGAAATTTAAATCAAgaacaaatgaaaaatttgaaatttttgtacgaaAGATTAACGCCAGTTATTCGTACATTATTCATTGGTATGGCTGCCTTACAACTTTTGTGGGATGTTATGCTAGTTGGAACCATGCTTTATTATCATCGAATGATAGAGAAATTTTTAAGTGGTATAATAGCTATCCTCACATGGTACTTTACATATCGATTTTGGTATCGCTCGCCCGCCGTATTGCCTGACCCAGCAGGAAGTGGAGAGTTTTTCTATCAACGCGAGATTAAGGAAACCTTTGTATTTAAACGAACGAATAGCATGATGTCCGCCCCATCAACCAGTTCGGGATTGCGAAATGGAGCCAACATAAACAGTCCGGGCTCACAAGTTCCCAAATTTATGGGAATGCCTCTGTATA